The DNA segment GGATGCGGGTCTCAAGATCTATTTTCCTATCACCGCGGCTACGTTGACGGGCATACCAGCCGAACAGCTTCGCCGGGAGAAGGTCGTCGGCAAACACACTCTCCTGTCGGAGCCTGAGTGTGTAAAGTGGCGCGTCAAGGTTACGGACGGGATATTCTTGTGCCAGACGAAGCCAGAGATCATAGTCTTCTGAAGTCTCAAAGAGCGTATCATATCCACCAGTTGCGTCCAATACTTCTTTTTTCCGGTACATCACTGATCCATGAACAAACTGATTTGAGTCAAGTAGATCGTCGATCGTCGGCCGTTCAAGTACGTGCCGGAAATCAATGTCGTGACCTGAATCAGTTATCATCCGTGTTGCAGTGCCCACGAGTGGGACTTCGGGGTGACTTTCGAGAAACGCGACTTGCCGTGCGAGGCGGCCTGGTGCCGAAATATCATCTGCGTCTTGTCTGGCAATATACTTTCCCCTTGCGGCTTTGATTCCATCATCCAGTGCGCCTGCGAGACCATCGGGCTCATCACGTCTGAGCAAACGAATTCGTTCGTCACCATATGAGTCAACAATGGATAGTGTGTCGTCAGTAGAACCATCATCAACGACAATTATTTCGAAGTCGTCAATTGTTTGTCGAAGAAGACTATCGAGAGCTTCTCTGAGATATCTTCCGGCGTTCAATGTGGGCAAGACAATACTAATTCGTGGCATGTCTTTACACTCTGTTACTGCTGTCTTGGTAGTAAACAGTGCGGTCGAGATATGAGATAGGGGCGGATTTATATATGTTATTATATATAATGGATTTTAATGCGAATATTTAATAGCTCGGGAATATTTACCGCCAGCCCACCATTCAACCTGGGCCAGCACCCAACCCCACACGATGCAATTCGACACGCTCACCACGGCCTCCGTATTCATCGCCCTGATCGCGCTCGGCGTCGGCGGCGCCTCGATGTCGCCGATGACACTCGAAACGACCCTGATGATGGTCCTCCCGTCGGCACTGATATTCGGCGCGGTTGTCCTCGTCCTCGGCGTCAAACACGGCCAGTACCGTGCCCGAAACGCCTAGTACGCCCTACACACCTAACTACATAGAGCGAGTACAGTCACAGATGAGCACGGCCGCCGATCTCCAGGCGCTGTTGGCCGACGGCGAGGAGATCAACATCGTCTGTCACGACAACCCCGATCCGGACTGTCTGGCGAGTGCGCTCGCGCTGGGCCGGATCGCGGCCGACGCGGGCATCGACGAGCGACACATCCTCTACAGCGGGACGATCTCCCACCAGCAGAACCGCGCGTTCGTCAACCTGCTCGATATCGACATCCAGTCGTTCGATCCGAGCGCCGTCGAGGACCGACCGCCGGACTCGCTGCTCGCGTTCGTCGACCACTCGATCCCCGGCGAGAACAACCAGGTTCCCCCGGACACGCCCGTCGACATCGTCATCGACCACCATCCCGCCGAGGACGTCGAGGCGCGATTCGTCGACCGCCGAGAGGAGGTCGGCGCGGCCGCGACGATCCTCACCGAGTACGTCCGGACGCTCGAGATCGAGGTCGATTCGACGCTGGCGACGGCGCTTATGGTC comes from the Halapricum desulfuricans genome and includes:
- a CDS encoding glycosyltransferase, producing the protein MPRISIVLPTLNAGRYLREALDSLLRQTIDDFEIIVVDDGSTDDTLSIVDSYGDERIRLLRRDEPDGLAGALDDGIKAARGKYIARQDADDISAPGRLARQVAFLESHPEVPLVGTATRMITDSGHDIDFRHVLERPTIDDLLDSNQFVHGSVMYRKKEVLDATGGYDTLFETSEDYDLWLRLAQEYPVRNLDAPLYTLRLRQESVFADDLLPAKLFGWYARQRSRGDRKIDLETRIQKDGAAAIYQALSKKEQAEIHTEIAQELLRYGRRRAAFEEAMRAWRYSPLDIESLEIAGLSLAPKRISRRIISVYRSKLNKQIIERNASPEDTDKLTEAGIP
- a CDS encoding DUF7333 family protein, producing the protein MQFDTLTTASVFIALIALGVGGASMSPMTLETTLMMVLPSALIFGAVVLVLGVKHGQYRARNA